The Populus alba chromosome 6, ASM523922v2, whole genome shotgun sequence genome contains a region encoding:
- the LOC118048469 gene encoding thioredoxin H-type, giving the protein MGLCLDKHKRDADNDELHVEFAGGNVHLITTKESWDQKLSEASRDGKIVLANFSATWCGPCRQIAPFYNELSEKYPSLLFLLVDVDELSDLSSSWEIKATPTFFFLRDGKQLEKLVGANKPELQKKITAIVDSLPPSDK; this is encoded by the exons ATGGGACTTTGCTTGGATAAG CATAAACGTGATGCAGACAATGATGAGCTGCATGTCGAGTTTGCTGGTGGTAATGTGCACCTCATTACCACAAAAGAGAGTTGGGATCAGAAGCTGTCAGAAGCAAGTAGGGATGGTAAAATT GTGCTTGCAAATTTCAGTGCAACATGGTGTGGTCCTTGTAGACAGATTGCACCATTCTACAACGAGCTTTCCGAAAAATACCCTTCTCTACTGTTCTTATTGGTCGATGTTGATGAACTATCT GACCTCAGTTCATCATGGGAGATCAAAGCTACTCCTACTTTCTTCTTTCTTAGAGATGGGAAGCAGCTGGAGAAGCTTGTAGGAGCCAACAAGCCAGAGTTGCAGAAGAAGATAACTGCTATTGTAGACTCATTGCCCCCTAGTGACAAATGA
- the LOC118048465 gene encoding ubiquitin-conjugating enzyme E2 28 — translation MASKRILKELKDLQKDPPTSCSAGPVAEDMFHWQATIMGPADSPYAGGVFLVTIHFPPDYPFKPPKVAFRTKVFHPNINSNGSICLDILKEQWSPALTISKVLLSICSLLTDPNPDDPLVPEIAHMYKTDRSKYEATARSWTQKYAMG, via the exons ATGGCTTCAAAGCGTATTTTGAAGGAACTCAAGGATTTACAGAAGGATCCGCCTACTTCTTGCAGTGCAG GCCCTGTAGCTGAAGATATGTTTCACTGGCAAGCAACAATAATGGGACCTGCTGATAGTCCATATGCAGGAGGGGTATTTCTAGTTACTATCCATTTTCCTCCTGATTATCCTTTCAAGCCCCCTAAG GTTGCATTTAGGACCAAGGTCTTTCATCCCAACATTAATAGTAATGGAAGCATTTGTCTTGATATTCTCAAAGAGCAATGGAGTCCTGCTCTTACCATCTCTAAG GTACTGCTCTCCATTTGCTCATTGCTGACTGATCCAAATCCTGATGATCCTCTTGTACCGGAGATTGCCCATATGTACAAGACTGACCGATCCAAATATGAAGCCACTGCTCGCAGCTGGACACAGAAGTATGCCATGGGCTGA
- the LOC118048432 gene encoding uncharacterized protein isoform X6, translated as MEEEKKKKRNKKKKSKQNNHTNNNKAPEDDVSVGAATNNNSNGQNHGNVNDNQVIEVSSNGDVVDAEDFNGHYDKPKGTAPHSPWLKRETALQETIKHLQNETDSLTRTQDTFEETIKRLRDENDSHIQKEATLEETVKQLQNESASHTQKEASLEDTINQLRSVNNLCIQKEAIFEDTIKQLKTENDSHLQKEADLEKRIVQMQIEKDFWLQKEAGFGEKLNHLQDEKAALVLKAASIGEKIRILESDKDSWTLSENTTKETIARMNIDITRLRMQVVELEDSRNSLVKENQQLKESISDLKLQLQNIDTSVSFANTSELGKLGAEKEELNSQIEAACALVDKLITENADLVEKPG; from the exons AtggaggaagagaagaagaagaaaagaaacaagaagaagaaaagcaagcAGAACAACCACACCAACAATAATAAAGCACCAGAAGACGACGTGTCAGTTGGTGCTgctactaataataatagtaatgggCAAAATCATGGTAATGTTAATGATAATCAAGTTATAGAGGTTTCTTCAAATGGTGATGTCGTGGACGCAGAGGATTTTAATGGACATTATGATAAACCCAAAGGAACAGCACCGCATTCT CCCTGGCTGAAAAGAGAG ACTGCTTTACAAGAGACAATCAAACATTTACAAAATGAAACCGATTCACTCACAAGGACGCAG GATACCTTTGAAGAGACAATCAAACGATTACGAGATGAAAATGATTCACACATACAGAAAGAG GCTACCTTAGAAGAGACAGTAAAACAGTTACAGAATGAAAGTGCTTCGCACACGCAGAAAGAG GCATCCTTAGAAGATACAATCAATCAATTAAGAAGTGTAAACAATTTGTGCATACAAAAAGAG GCTATCTTTGAAGATACAATCAAACAATTGAAAACTGAAAATGATTCCCACCTGCAGAAAGAG GCTGATTTAGAgaagagaattgtacaaatgcAGATCGAAAAAGATTTCTGGCTTCAGAAAGAg GCTGGCTTTGGGGAGAAACTTAACCACTTACAGGATGAGAAGGCTGCTCTGGTTTTAAAAGCT GCAAGCATAGGGGAAAAGATTAGAATATTAGAGAGTGATAAAGATTCTTGGACCTTATCAGAG AATACAACCAAAGAAACCATTGCTAGAATGAATATCGATATCACAAGACTACGAATGCAG GTAGTGGAGTTGGAAGATTCCAGAAACAGTCTCGTGAAAGAAAACCAACAACTGAAGGAAAGCATCTCTGACCTGAAGTTACAGCTTCAAAACATCGATACAAGTGTCTCCTTTGCTAACACATCAGAACTTGGAAAG CTTGGCGCTGAAAAAGAGGAATTGAACTCCCAGATCGAAGCAGCTTGTGCACTGGTAGACAAATTGATCACAGAAAATGCAGACCTTGTCGAGAAA CCAGGTTAA
- the LOC118048432 gene encoding uncharacterized protein isoform X1, with protein MEEEKKKKRNKKKKSKQNNHTNNNKAPEDDVSVGAATNNNSNGQNHGNVNDNQVIEVSSNGDVVDAEDFNGHYDKPKGTAPHSPWLKRETALQETIKHLQNETDSLTRTQDTFEETIKRLRDENDSHIQKEATLEETVKQLQNESASHTQKEASLEDTINQLRSVNNLCIQKEAIFEDTIKQLKTENDSHLQKEADLEKRIVQMQIEKDFWLQKEAGFGEKLNHLQDEKAALVLKAASIGEKIRILESDKDSWTLSENTTKETIARMNIDITRLRMQVVELEDSRNSLVKENQQLKESISDLKLQLQNIDTSVSFANTSELGKLGAEKEELNSQIEAACALVDKLITENADLVEKVNELYIELDHQRTAASFSSATGRGVIVRNSELANGTHPMADSNANMTALGHKLESLEVEPAVVVQYSPEAGSGEIVQIPLDDNEVPDLENEVPDLEMQAAETDDKSGAVPLTDAPLIGAPFRLISFVAKYVSGGDLVNR; from the exons AtggaggaagagaagaagaagaaaagaaacaagaagaagaaaagcaagcAGAACAACCACACCAACAATAATAAAGCACCAGAAGACGACGTGTCAGTTGGTGCTgctactaataataatagtaatgggCAAAATCATGGTAATGTTAATGATAATCAAGTTATAGAGGTTTCTTCAAATGGTGATGTCGTGGACGCAGAGGATTTTAATGGACATTATGATAAACCCAAAGGAACAGCACCGCATTCT CCCTGGCTGAAAAGAGAG ACTGCTTTACAAGAGACAATCAAACATTTACAAAATGAAACCGATTCACTCACAAGGACGCAG GATACCTTTGAAGAGACAATCAAACGATTACGAGATGAAAATGATTCACACATACAGAAAGAG GCTACCTTAGAAGAGACAGTAAAACAGTTACAGAATGAAAGTGCTTCGCACACGCAGAAAGAG GCATCCTTAGAAGATACAATCAATCAATTAAGAAGTGTAAACAATTTGTGCATACAAAAAGAG GCTATCTTTGAAGATACAATCAAACAATTGAAAACTGAAAATGATTCCCACCTGCAGAAAGAG GCTGATTTAGAgaagagaattgtacaaatgcAGATCGAAAAAGATTTCTGGCTTCAGAAAGAg GCTGGCTTTGGGGAGAAACTTAACCACTTACAGGATGAGAAGGCTGCTCTGGTTTTAAAAGCT GCAAGCATAGGGGAAAAGATTAGAATATTAGAGAGTGATAAAGATTCTTGGACCTTATCAGAG AATACAACCAAAGAAACCATTGCTAGAATGAATATCGATATCACAAGACTACGAATGCAG GTAGTGGAGTTGGAAGATTCCAGAAACAGTCTCGTGAAAGAAAACCAACAACTGAAGGAAAGCATCTCTGACCTGAAGTTACAGCTTCAAAACATCGATACAAGTGTCTCCTTTGCTAACACATCAGAACTTGGAAAG CTTGGCGCTGAAAAAGAGGAATTGAACTCCCAGATCGAAGCAGCTTGTGCACTGGTAGACAAATTGATCACAGAAAATGCAGACCTTGTCGAGAAA GTGAATGAGTTGTACATTGAACTTGACCATCAAAGGACAGCAGCTAGTTTTTCTTCAGCAACTGGAAGAGGTGTTATCGTTAGAAATTCTGAACTCGCCAATGGAACTCATCCCATGGCTGATTCAAATGCAAACATGACTGCATTGGGCCATAAGCTAGAGTCCTTGGAAGTGGAACCTGCTGTGGTAGTTCAATACTCTCCAGAAGCTGGCTCTGGAGAAATTGTGCAAATCCCATTGGATGATAATGAAGTTCCGGATTTGGAGAATGAAGTTCCGGATTTGGAGATGCAAGCTGCCGAGACTGACGATAAGAGTGGTGCTGTGCCACTTACGGATGCTCCACTAATCGGAGCTCCTTTCCGGTTAATATCATTTGTTGCAAAATACGTTAGTGGTGGTGACTTGGTCAACAGATGA
- the LOC118048432 gene encoding uncharacterized protein isoform X3 — MEEEKKKKRNKKKKSKQNNHTNNNKAPEDDVSVGAATNNNSNGQNHGNVNDNQVIEVSSNGDVVDAEDFNGHYDKPKGTAPHSPWLKRETALQETIKHLQNETDSLTRTQDTFEETIKRLRDENDSHIQKEATLEETVKQLQNESASHTQKEASLEDTINQLRSVNNLCIQKEAIFEDTIKQLKTENDSHLQKEADLEKRIVQMQIEKDFWLQKEAGFGEKLNHLQDEKAALVLKAASIGEKIRILESDKDSWTLSENTTKETIARMNIDITRLRMQVVELEDSRNSLVKENQQLKESISDLKLQLQNIDTSVSFANTSELGKVNELYIELDHQRTAASFSSATGRGVIVRNSELANGTHPMADSNANMTALGHKLESLEVEPAVVVQYSPEAGSGEIVQIPLDDNEVPDLENEVPDLEMQAAETDDKSGAVPLTDAPLIGAPFRLISFVAKYVSGGDLVNR; from the exons AtggaggaagagaagaagaagaaaagaaacaagaagaagaaaagcaagcAGAACAACCACACCAACAATAATAAAGCACCAGAAGACGACGTGTCAGTTGGTGCTgctactaataataatagtaatgggCAAAATCATGGTAATGTTAATGATAATCAAGTTATAGAGGTTTCTTCAAATGGTGATGTCGTGGACGCAGAGGATTTTAATGGACATTATGATAAACCCAAAGGAACAGCACCGCATTCT CCCTGGCTGAAAAGAGAG ACTGCTTTACAAGAGACAATCAAACATTTACAAAATGAAACCGATTCACTCACAAGGACGCAG GATACCTTTGAAGAGACAATCAAACGATTACGAGATGAAAATGATTCACACATACAGAAAGAG GCTACCTTAGAAGAGACAGTAAAACAGTTACAGAATGAAAGTGCTTCGCACACGCAGAAAGAG GCATCCTTAGAAGATACAATCAATCAATTAAGAAGTGTAAACAATTTGTGCATACAAAAAGAG GCTATCTTTGAAGATACAATCAAACAATTGAAAACTGAAAATGATTCCCACCTGCAGAAAGAG GCTGATTTAGAgaagagaattgtacaaatgcAGATCGAAAAAGATTTCTGGCTTCAGAAAGAg GCTGGCTTTGGGGAGAAACTTAACCACTTACAGGATGAGAAGGCTGCTCTGGTTTTAAAAGCT GCAAGCATAGGGGAAAAGATTAGAATATTAGAGAGTGATAAAGATTCTTGGACCTTATCAGAG AATACAACCAAAGAAACCATTGCTAGAATGAATATCGATATCACAAGACTACGAATGCAG GTAGTGGAGTTGGAAGATTCCAGAAACAGTCTCGTGAAAGAAAACCAACAACTGAAGGAAAGCATCTCTGACCTGAAGTTACAGCTTCAAAACATCGATACAAGTGTCTCCTTTGCTAACACATCAGAACTTGGAAAG GTGAATGAGTTGTACATTGAACTTGACCATCAAAGGACAGCAGCTAGTTTTTCTTCAGCAACTGGAAGAGGTGTTATCGTTAGAAATTCTGAACTCGCCAATGGAACTCATCCCATGGCTGATTCAAATGCAAACATGACTGCATTGGGCCATAAGCTAGAGTCCTTGGAAGTGGAACCTGCTGTGGTAGTTCAATACTCTCCAGAAGCTGGCTCTGGAGAAATTGTGCAAATCCCATTGGATGATAATGAAGTTCCGGATTTGGAGAATGAAGTTCCGGATTTGGAGATGCAAGCTGCCGAGACTGACGATAAGAGTGGTGCTGTGCCACTTACGGATGCTCCACTAATCGGAGCTCCTTTCCGGTTAATATCATTTGTTGCAAAATACGTTAGTGGTGGTGACTTGGTCAACAGATGA
- the LOC118048432 gene encoding uncharacterized protein isoform X5 yields the protein MEEEKKKKRNKKKKSKQNNHTNNNKAPEDDVSVGAATNNNSNGQNHGNVNDNQVIEVSSNGDVVDAEDFNGHYDKPKGTAPHSPWLKRETALQETIKHLQNETDSLTRTQDTFEETIKRLRDENDSHIQKEATLEETVKQLQNESASHTQKEASLEDTINQLRSVNNLCIQKEAIFEDTIKQLKTENDSHLQKEADLEKRIVQMQIEKDFWLQKEAGFGEKLNHLQDEKAALVLKAASIGEKIRILESDKDSWTLSENTTKETIARMNIDITRLRMQVVELEDSRNSLVKENQQLKESISDLKLQLQNIDTSVSFANTSELGKLGAEKEELNSQIEAACALVDKLITENADLVEKVNARECVGLSSLLRACNGVECVSS from the exons AtggaggaagagaagaagaagaaaagaaacaagaagaagaaaagcaagcAGAACAACCACACCAACAATAATAAAGCACCAGAAGACGACGTGTCAGTTGGTGCTgctactaataataatagtaatgggCAAAATCATGGTAATGTTAATGATAATCAAGTTATAGAGGTTTCTTCAAATGGTGATGTCGTGGACGCAGAGGATTTTAATGGACATTATGATAAACCCAAAGGAACAGCACCGCATTCT CCCTGGCTGAAAAGAGAG ACTGCTTTACAAGAGACAATCAAACATTTACAAAATGAAACCGATTCACTCACAAGGACGCAG GATACCTTTGAAGAGACAATCAAACGATTACGAGATGAAAATGATTCACACATACAGAAAGAG GCTACCTTAGAAGAGACAGTAAAACAGTTACAGAATGAAAGTGCTTCGCACACGCAGAAAGAG GCATCCTTAGAAGATACAATCAATCAATTAAGAAGTGTAAACAATTTGTGCATACAAAAAGAG GCTATCTTTGAAGATACAATCAAACAATTGAAAACTGAAAATGATTCCCACCTGCAGAAAGAG GCTGATTTAGAgaagagaattgtacaaatgcAGATCGAAAAAGATTTCTGGCTTCAGAAAGAg GCTGGCTTTGGGGAGAAACTTAACCACTTACAGGATGAGAAGGCTGCTCTGGTTTTAAAAGCT GCAAGCATAGGGGAAAAGATTAGAATATTAGAGAGTGATAAAGATTCTTGGACCTTATCAGAG AATACAACCAAAGAAACCATTGCTAGAATGAATATCGATATCACAAGACTACGAATGCAG GTAGTGGAGTTGGAAGATTCCAGAAACAGTCTCGTGAAAGAAAACCAACAACTGAAGGAAAGCATCTCTGACCTGAAGTTACAGCTTCAAAACATCGATACAAGTGTCTCCTTTGCTAACACATCAGAACTTGGAAAG CTTGGCGCTGAAAAAGAGGAATTGAACTCCCAGATCGAAGCAGCTTGTGCACTGGTAGACAAATTGATCACAGAAAATGCAGACCTTGTCGAGAAA GTTAATGCACGTGAATGCGTGGGTTTGAGCTCGCTTTTGCGTGCCTGCAATGGTGTGGAATGTGTTAGCAG CTAG
- the LOC118048432 gene encoding uncharacterized protein isoform X4 — translation MEEEKKKKRNKKKKSKQNNHTNNNKAPEDDVSVGAATNNNSNGQNHGNVNDNQVIEVSSNGDVVDAEDFNGHYDKPKGTAPHSPWLKRETALQETIKHLQNETDSLTRTQDTFEETIKRLRDENDSHIQKEATLEETVKQLQNESASHTQKEASLEDTINQLRSVNNLCIQKEAIFEDTIKQLKTENDSHLQKEADLEKRIVQMQIEKDFWLQKEAGFGEKLNHLQDEKAALVLKAASIGEKIRILESDKDSWTLSENTTKETIARMNIDITRLRMQVVELEDSRNSLVKENQQLKESISDLKLQLQNIDTSVSFANTSELGKLGAEKEELNSQIEAACALVDKLITENADLVEKVNARECVGLSSLLRACNGVECVSRYCDSFFII, via the exons AtggaggaagagaagaagaagaaaagaaacaagaagaagaaaagcaagcAGAACAACCACACCAACAATAATAAAGCACCAGAAGACGACGTGTCAGTTGGTGCTgctactaataataatagtaatgggCAAAATCATGGTAATGTTAATGATAATCAAGTTATAGAGGTTTCTTCAAATGGTGATGTCGTGGACGCAGAGGATTTTAATGGACATTATGATAAACCCAAAGGAACAGCACCGCATTCT CCCTGGCTGAAAAGAGAG ACTGCTTTACAAGAGACAATCAAACATTTACAAAATGAAACCGATTCACTCACAAGGACGCAG GATACCTTTGAAGAGACAATCAAACGATTACGAGATGAAAATGATTCACACATACAGAAAGAG GCTACCTTAGAAGAGACAGTAAAACAGTTACAGAATGAAAGTGCTTCGCACACGCAGAAAGAG GCATCCTTAGAAGATACAATCAATCAATTAAGAAGTGTAAACAATTTGTGCATACAAAAAGAG GCTATCTTTGAAGATACAATCAAACAATTGAAAACTGAAAATGATTCCCACCTGCAGAAAGAG GCTGATTTAGAgaagagaattgtacaaatgcAGATCGAAAAAGATTTCTGGCTTCAGAAAGAg GCTGGCTTTGGGGAGAAACTTAACCACTTACAGGATGAGAAGGCTGCTCTGGTTTTAAAAGCT GCAAGCATAGGGGAAAAGATTAGAATATTAGAGAGTGATAAAGATTCTTGGACCTTATCAGAG AATACAACCAAAGAAACCATTGCTAGAATGAATATCGATATCACAAGACTACGAATGCAG GTAGTGGAGTTGGAAGATTCCAGAAACAGTCTCGTGAAAGAAAACCAACAACTGAAGGAAAGCATCTCTGACCTGAAGTTACAGCTTCAAAACATCGATACAAGTGTCTCCTTTGCTAACACATCAGAACTTGGAAAG CTTGGCGCTGAAAAAGAGGAATTGAACTCCCAGATCGAAGCAGCTTGTGCACTGGTAGACAAATTGATCACAGAAAATGCAGACCTTGTCGAGAAA GTTAATGCACGTGAATGCGTGGGTTTGAGCTCGCTTTTGCGTGCCTGCAATGGTGTGGAATGTGTTAGCAGGTATTGTgactctttttttatcatttaa
- the LOC118048432 gene encoding uncharacterized protein isoform X2 has translation MEEEKKKKRNKKKKSKQNNHTNNNKAPEDDVSVGAATNNNSNGQNHGNVNDNQVIEVSSNGDVVDAEDFNGHYDKPKGTAPHSTALQETIKHLQNETDSLTRTQDTFEETIKRLRDENDSHIQKEATLEETVKQLQNESASHTQKEASLEDTINQLRSVNNLCIQKEAIFEDTIKQLKTENDSHLQKEADLEKRIVQMQIEKDFWLQKEAGFGEKLNHLQDEKAALVLKAASIGEKIRILESDKDSWTLSENTTKETIARMNIDITRLRMQVVELEDSRNSLVKENQQLKESISDLKLQLQNIDTSVSFANTSELGKLGAEKEELNSQIEAACALVDKLITENADLVEKVNELYIELDHQRTAASFSSATGRGVIVRNSELANGTHPMADSNANMTALGHKLESLEVEPAVVVQYSPEAGSGEIVQIPLDDNEVPDLENEVPDLEMQAAETDDKSGAVPLTDAPLIGAPFRLISFVAKYVSGGDLVNR, from the exons AtggaggaagagaagaagaagaaaagaaacaagaagaagaaaagcaagcAGAACAACCACACCAACAATAATAAAGCACCAGAAGACGACGTGTCAGTTGGTGCTgctactaataataatagtaatgggCAAAATCATGGTAATGTTAATGATAATCAAGTTATAGAGGTTTCTTCAAATGGTGATGTCGTGGACGCAGAGGATTTTAATGGACATTATGATAAACCCAAAGGAACAGCACCGCATTCT ACTGCTTTACAAGAGACAATCAAACATTTACAAAATGAAACCGATTCACTCACAAGGACGCAG GATACCTTTGAAGAGACAATCAAACGATTACGAGATGAAAATGATTCACACATACAGAAAGAG GCTACCTTAGAAGAGACAGTAAAACAGTTACAGAATGAAAGTGCTTCGCACACGCAGAAAGAG GCATCCTTAGAAGATACAATCAATCAATTAAGAAGTGTAAACAATTTGTGCATACAAAAAGAG GCTATCTTTGAAGATACAATCAAACAATTGAAAACTGAAAATGATTCCCACCTGCAGAAAGAG GCTGATTTAGAgaagagaattgtacaaatgcAGATCGAAAAAGATTTCTGGCTTCAGAAAGAg GCTGGCTTTGGGGAGAAACTTAACCACTTACAGGATGAGAAGGCTGCTCTGGTTTTAAAAGCT GCAAGCATAGGGGAAAAGATTAGAATATTAGAGAGTGATAAAGATTCTTGGACCTTATCAGAG AATACAACCAAAGAAACCATTGCTAGAATGAATATCGATATCACAAGACTACGAATGCAG GTAGTGGAGTTGGAAGATTCCAGAAACAGTCTCGTGAAAGAAAACCAACAACTGAAGGAAAGCATCTCTGACCTGAAGTTACAGCTTCAAAACATCGATACAAGTGTCTCCTTTGCTAACACATCAGAACTTGGAAAG CTTGGCGCTGAAAAAGAGGAATTGAACTCCCAGATCGAAGCAGCTTGTGCACTGGTAGACAAATTGATCACAGAAAATGCAGACCTTGTCGAGAAA GTGAATGAGTTGTACATTGAACTTGACCATCAAAGGACAGCAGCTAGTTTTTCTTCAGCAACTGGAAGAGGTGTTATCGTTAGAAATTCTGAACTCGCCAATGGAACTCATCCCATGGCTGATTCAAATGCAAACATGACTGCATTGGGCCATAAGCTAGAGTCCTTGGAAGTGGAACCTGCTGTGGTAGTTCAATACTCTCCAGAAGCTGGCTCTGGAGAAATTGTGCAAATCCCATTGGATGATAATGAAGTTCCGGATTTGGAGAATGAAGTTCCGGATTTGGAGATGCAAGCTGCCGAGACTGACGATAAGAGTGGTGCTGTGCCACTTACGGATGCTCCACTAATCGGAGCTCCTTTCCGGTTAATATCATTTGTTGCAAAATACGTTAGTGGTGGTGACTTGGTCAACAGATGA
- the LOC118048496 gene encoding UDP-galactose/UDP-glucose transporter 3, producing MEAHGGGGGSGSLRRVLVLAFCVAGIWSAYIYQGVLQETLSTKRFGSDGKRFEQLAFLNLAQNVVCLIWSYMMIKIWSTRSGSSSSSMGAPWWTYWSPGITNTIGPALGIEALKYISYPAQVLAKSSKMIPVMLMGSLVYGIRYTLPEYLCTFLVAGGVSTFALVKTSSKTINKLAHPNAPLGYGLCFLNLAFDGFTNATQDSLKARYPKTSAWDIMLGMNLWGTIYNLIYMFGWPHGIGYEAIEFCKQHPEAAWDIFLYCLCGAVGQNFIFLTISRFGSLANTTITTTRKFVSIVVSSVLSGNPLSAKQWGCVVMVFSGLSYQIYLKWRKLQKLQKKRKPL from the exons ATGGAAGCACACGGTGGAGGCGGCGGAAGCGGAAGCCTCCGGCGAGTGTTAGTGTTGGCATTTTGCGTAGCCGGCATCTGGTCGGCTTATATATATCAAGGTGTTCTTCAAGAAACTCT ATCGACGAAGAGATTTGGTTCAGATGGGAAGAGATTTGAGCAACTAGCATTCCTAAATCTGGCGCAAAATGTAGTTTGTTTGATATGGTCATACATGa tgataaagATATGGTCGACGAGGAGtggtagcagcagcagcagcatggGTGCTCCGTGGTGGACATACTGGAGCCCTGGCATTACAAATACAATCGGGCCAGCCTTGGGTATTGAAGCCCTAAAGTACATCAGTTACCCTGCCCAGGTCCTGGCAAAATCATCCAAAATGATACCAG TGATGTTGATGGGTAGTCTGGTGTATGGTATAAGATACACCCTTCCTGAGTATCTTTGCACTTTCCTTGTTGCTGGAGGAGTATCCACATTTGCTCTCGTGAAG ACTAGCTCGAAGACCATCAATAAACTAGCACATCCAAATGCACCCCTCGGATATGGCCTTTGTTTCTTGAACCTTGCATTTGATGGATTTACTAACGCTACTCAGGACTCACTAAAAGCCAG GTATCCAAAGACAAGCGCTTGGGATATAATGCTGGGAATGAATTTGTGGGGAACAATATACAACCTGATCTACATGTTTGGCTGGCCACATGGTATTGGATATGAGGCAATCGAATTCTGCAAGCAGCATCCAGAAGCAGCATGGGACATTTTTCTCTACTGTCTGTGTGGCGCTGTGGGTCAGAATTTTATCTTTCTAACCATTAGCCGCTTTGGATCTCTAGCTAACACGACCATTACCACAACCCGCAAGTTTGTCAGCATTGTGGTTTCTTCAGTGCTGAGCGGCAACCCCCTATCAGCAAAACAATGGGGATGCGTCGTCATGGTGTTCTCTGGGTTATCATATCAGATTTATCTCAAGTGGAGAAAGTTGCAGAAACTGCAAAAGAAGAGAAAGCCTTTGTGA